The bacterium genome has a window encoding:
- a CDS encoding YajQ family cyclic di-GMP-binding protein, whose amino-acid sequence MAKQNSFDVVSKVEMDEVKNAVNQALKEVFQRFDLKGSNSSIELNDKEAKLVLGSAEEYGLKAVIDILQSKLVKRGVSLKALDYRPVEPAAKGSVRQTITLQQGIPTEKAREIVKIIKKSKLKVQAAIQADSVRVSGKDRDTLQEVIALLKEEDFGIDMQFENYR is encoded by the coding sequence ATGGCGAAGCAGAACTCATTCGACGTCGTCTCGAAAGTCGAGATGGACGAGGTCAAGAACGCGGTCAACCAGGCCCTCAAGGAGGTCTTCCAGAGATTCGACCTCAAGGGCAGCAATTCGTCGATCGAGCTCAACGACAAGGAGGCCAAGCTGGTCCTGGGCTCGGCCGAGGAGTACGGACTCAAGGCGGTCATCGACATTCTCCAGTCCAAGCTGGTGAAACGGGGGGTTTCGCTCAAGGCGCTCGACTACCGCCCGGTCGAGCCTGCGGCCAAGGGCAGCGTGCGCCAGACGATCACCCTGCAGCAGGGCATCCCCACCGAGAAGGCTCGGGAGATCGTCAAGATCATCAAGAAGAGCAAGCTCAAGGTCCAGGCGGCCATCCAAGCGGATTCGGTGCGCGTTTCGGGCAAGGACCGCGACACGCTGCAGGAGGTCATCGCTCTTCTCAAGGAAGAGGATTTCGGCATCGACATGCAGTTCGAGAACTACCGCTAG
- a CDS encoding M23 family metallopeptidase, with the protein MAPTKHTIIFVPHARARFVKWRVSSRRLAVGAGAVVVLALASLFTTWSFFTNTIDRSELARIHDENGELRKVNESFEGSIRNLERQLAEFENRTHKLAIVAGLEGLDGGAEAGIGGADFPGQVSTPIPAQGGLELLKERAQLVLSDLEQIEGTLEERERWISSTPAIEPVRGILTSGFGRRRDPVTGRPAAHQGIDIATAPGRTVQAPAEGIVVEAGRVGGLGNAVYISHGYGVTTRYGHLSRIDVKPGQRLGRGDSIGRVGNSG; encoded by the coding sequence ATGGCCCCTACGAAGCACACCATCATCTTCGTGCCACATGCGCGGGCGCGGTTCGTCAAATGGCGAGTCTCGAGCCGGCGTCTGGCCGTCGGCGCAGGAGCTGTGGTCGTACTCGCGCTGGCGTCGCTGTTTACCACGTGGTCCTTCTTCACCAACACCATCGACCGCAGCGAGCTCGCGCGGATCCATGACGAGAACGGCGAGCTCCGAAAAGTCAACGAATCCTTCGAAGGCAGCATTCGGAACCTCGAACGACAGCTCGCCGAATTCGAGAATCGGACCCACAAACTGGCCATCGTTGCCGGGCTCGAGGGTCTGGATGGAGGAGCCGAGGCCGGTATCGGCGGAGCCGACTTTCCGGGACAAGTGAGCACTCCAATCCCGGCTCAGGGCGGCCTCGAGCTCCTCAAAGAGCGCGCCCAGCTGGTGCTCTCGGACCTCGAACAGATCGAGGGCACTCTCGAAGAGCGCGAGCGCTGGATTTCTTCTACTCCGGCGATCGAGCCGGTCAGGGGCATCTTGACCAGCGGCTTCGGTCGCCGGCGCGATCCGGTGACCGGTCGTCCGGCGGCGCACCAAGGCATCGATATCGCTACCGCACCCGGTCGCACGGTGCAAGCTCCGGCGGAAGGAATCGTCGTCGAGGCCGGACGAGTCGGTGGCCTGGGCAACGCGGTTTACATCTCGCACGGATACGGCGTCACGACCCGCTACGGGCACCTTTCGAGGATCGATGTCAAGCCGGGGCAGAGACTGGGTCGCGGCGACTCGATCGGCCGCGTGGGCAACAGCGG
- a CDS encoding M28 family peptidase, whose amino-acid sequence MVPPARFVLAGCLLLALGSAPAVLLAQPADSGDAELARLVAAMLAQTPMESDLRQLTREIGGRATGSDANRRSVEWALDRFREAGVSARAEAFEMPELWLESSAAVHVRGEGVELVPGTAAMPFSTPAPAPGITAPLLDGGRGTEEDFERLGDLAKGAFLLVETVPLLDVEGLFREYAEAFEIERRALAAGAAGIAYMSSRAEGLLYRHNSSLRGDDAKTMLILDRGAAQRAMDLLRLGKELSINVVLDLETGPAYTGYNVIGEITGSTRPEEVVVVGAHLDSWDLGTGALDNGANVSLLIDIARQMTRLGIRPARTVRFALWNGEEQGLWGSRGYTRSHAAELDDHVMAMSFDIGCGLINGFFTGGRPQILSTVEASLEPVRGLGPFAMIDVPIVGTDNFDFMMEGVANIVGNHEPAHYGPNYHAQSDRIDQCDLRTVRLNGAIVAAVTWGFAQADVTWSRQTRAEIEELIATTDLEQQMRSFNVWNDWLDDTRGRQNGSD is encoded by the coding sequence GCGGCGATGCTCGCGCAGACTCCCATGGAGAGCGATCTCCGGCAGCTCACCCGCGAGATCGGCGGCAGGGCCACGGGCTCGGACGCGAACCGCCGTTCGGTCGAATGGGCGCTGGACCGGTTTCGCGAGGCCGGAGTGAGCGCTCGGGCGGAGGCCTTCGAGATGCCCGAGCTCTGGCTCGAGAGCTCGGCCGCCGTGCACGTGCGAGGCGAAGGCGTCGAGCTCGTCCCGGGGACCGCGGCCATGCCGTTCTCGACTCCCGCGCCCGCGCCCGGCATCACGGCGCCGCTTCTCGACGGAGGTAGGGGTACCGAAGAGGACTTCGAGCGCCTCGGTGACCTCGCCAAAGGCGCCTTCCTGCTCGTCGAGACGGTCCCCCTGCTCGACGTGGAGGGCCTGTTTCGGGAGTACGCGGAGGCCTTCGAAATCGAGCGGCGCGCGCTTGCGGCCGGAGCGGCCGGCATTGCCTACATGAGCTCGCGTGCCGAGGGGCTGCTCTATCGGCACAACTCTTCGCTTCGAGGCGATGACGCCAAGACCATGCTGATCCTGGACCGCGGCGCCGCCCAGCGCGCGATGGACCTACTTCGGCTCGGCAAGGAGCTTTCGATCAACGTTGTCCTGGACCTCGAGACCGGCCCCGCCTACACGGGTTACAACGTGATCGGCGAGATCACAGGCTCGACCAGGCCCGAGGAGGTCGTGGTCGTCGGTGCCCACCTGGATTCTTGGGATCTGGGAACCGGCGCCCTCGACAATGGAGCCAACGTCTCTCTGCTGATCGATATCGCCAGACAGATGACGCGGCTGGGCATCCGCCCGGCGCGCACGGTGCGCTTCGCCCTGTGGAATGGCGAGGAGCAGGGCCTTTGGGGCTCGCGCGGCTACACCCGAAGTCATGCTGCCGAACTGGACGACCACGTGATGGCCATGTCTTTCGACATCGGCTGCGGCCTCATCAACGGCTTCTTCACCGGCGGCCGCCCCCAGATCCTGTCCACAGTCGAGGCCTCGCTTGAGCCGGTTCGAGGCCTCGGTCCGTTCGCCATGATCGACGTGCCGATCGTCGGCACCGACAACTTCGACTTCATGATGGAAGGCGTCGCCAACATCGTGGGCAATCACGAGCCCGCGCACTACGGCCCCAACTACCACGCCCAGTCCGACCGCATCGATCAGTGCGACCTACGCACCGTTCGACTCAATGGGGCGATCGTGGCCGCCGTCACGTGGGGATTCGCTCAGGCCGATGTCACCTGGTCTCGACAGACTCGCGCCGAGATCGAGGAGCTCATCGCGACCACGGATCTCGAGCAGCAGATGCGTTCGTTCAACGTCTGGAACGACTGGCTCGACGACACCAGGGGTCGACAGAACGGCTCGGACTAG